Genomic window (Culex pipiens pallens isolate TS chromosome 3, TS_CPP_V2, whole genome shotgun sequence):
ATTGCATCTAacgaaacttgatttttttggctacacaactttttaataattaacgttaattttagtttttaactttaacatttaaactatttagaattgatatttttatagaaaaaaacaactaacattttcaaaaacaaacaaactttcaatttttaaaagttaaaaaacaaaagattcttttgaaaatttttgctttctgctttttctgtgttttctcAGTTTTCTATAACTTTTatcgagatatcgaaaaatagaGCTCGGATTAAtgttcagggacaaaaattacccctttggactaaatttcactcaaatcgaagaggagtcggggcaactgctgtgtttACCCATtaaaatattgcttattgcgagataaaatagttttaagttttaatttaattgatttaaccctctactgcccaaattttttttttcgaaaatttttatttttcccgtgttcaggaggtcattttgagcaacttttgttctacgaaaaactttacttctcttgttttatgttttccttgtttcatttttagtatttgaatttgcatttatcttgtttagtttatgtttgtttttggtagtatttggcttactctaccacctcctatcattacattttgcctatctaattttttcatgtttttacagtaactttttcaattttttgcatgtttttcacattttctggtataaaatggaaccattatcatttaaattgtaaataaatccgtagaggcatagtctggggcactagaaaaattactgcatacttctttttacttaaaatataggaaatgttagtaaaaaacacagccaaagttgacccctaaaaaaaatacatttttaaaaacattggcaaagtcacataaaacaagtcaaacttccaaccctaaaattttccaaaattttaaaatttcttctttccaatgctttttgaagatcaaaaattggttgaaaaattgatttttggtgattttttaaatcgaagcccgtctagaggcggggttgggttgtagagggttaatgacGATTCTCCTTCGCTTCAACTGACAGAGGAGATTAGAGACGCCGAACTGTCGCGATGTAAAAATTagcaaggcaacctttgacaacagccaaaaaattGTTCTGCGGCGGCCATTCTCCTGCGGTCATATCAGCGCACGTGGACTCTAATTATTGATGTCCGCGATAatagaagaaaataaaacacaaattaaaacatcaaattaacaatgtagttccaaaaaaatcaatgcaatgATTTTGGTAAACATTGAACTAGCTGAACATCAGTTCGTATTCCGCTTTTCCCCCTGAATACCAGAAACGAGCTCCCATAAAACTTCGATTGATCATTTCACCACTTCACAACAAAACACCAAAGTTATTTTACCCTTTTCTTATTGTCTTATTTGCCAAGTATTATTATCCCCAACCACGCGAACTTTTCCTGTATCGCTATTTAGCAGTTCCACAATTTACGACTCATAGTCacccatgatttttcgtttgttttatCGTCACGTCCATGGAAACGCACGCGACAAGGAAAAACTGTTATCAGTAACGCTTTAGAAGTGCTTTGGGTTGGTCGTGATTTTCCAAATTCTcgtgatttgattcaaattcaaaagtacaaaaacagATAAATGGCCAAAGTTACAGTGCCAGTGCCTGAACTGCCCTCGCTAGAGTCCATGTTTTCCTCATACGCCAAATATCGTCCATCTCTGAACACATTTCAGGTAATGGTTCAATTCAAGTTTTTAATAAACTCATAAAATTCTGATTATTTAAAGGGGGACGGAAAGCGGATTCTCCTTTCTCAAAGCGACGCCTGGATGCAACAAGCGCGACTGGTGGGGGCGAAACGAGTTTTCTCCCTCACCGAAACCGGGGTAATGTTCTTTAAATTAAGGTAGGTTCCAAGGGGGTGAGTAATCGATGGGCAACCTGTTGCACGTGTTCGTTGTCGTTTCAGCAAATCAACGCTGGATTTTGACGAATTCCTGCAGTTTCTGGAATCGTTGTGCGCCAGCAAGGGCGTTGGGTTTGAGGAAGTTAAGACCAGCCTGGTGAGCTGTGGACCGCCCGGAATCGTTTCCTGACATCGGTTTGGCAGCGTCACGCTGATGGCGTATCTGGACGACGTGATGATGGATGATGGCGAGGAGGATGGGCAAAAACTGAGGCACTGTAATTAAAGgttgaaaatgtgacatttacaaattaattactAATTATAAGATTTGGTGCTTATTATTTGATTGTTTGTGGAGTGTGGATTATTCAAATAAACGAATGTAAAACAATTCAATGACCATTCGTTTAATttggaatttgttcatttttgttttttaagttttttaagcttcaaaattgtttatgctgcttttaaatttaaaattttagaacaaaCCTCAACATCAAAATGAACTTCGATCAAGACTTCGATATAAAATCGCTTGAATTGGGTCTTCAAAATGAGTTTAGATTACTTATTTTACTACACACTACGATGAAGCTTAATTTCTGAGCACGCAATGACACTTTGTacataaacaaagaaaaaaaatcaaaattcataaatttaaaaagacagatttaaaaaacataaagattgaagatttctaaaatccaaaataaaaaatgcagaaatttagaaaattaaattatgaatactcaaaaattctgcaatttcaaataattaaaattcttgaaatccaAAAATGACCACTTTttcagaaagcaaaaaaaaataaatgcaaaaaataaagccttggacagattttgttttttggtcagaataaaagaaaaaaaaatcaaaataaaaagttaaaaattcatattcatttaaaaatatagattttcaaacgattatgacaaaaatgacaaatatcgaaaatccaaattaaaaaagtaaatatttagaaaatttaaatacaatttctcaaaaatttcataacataaaaaaataaaaaatatcttccaaaatttaacaataaaaaaaactaaaattttaaggcTATACTTAATTGTAAAATTATCAAAGCTTagaatttacaaatattttcaatacatttaaaatgtgaaaaaaaacaaaagttaaaaaaaaactgcaaaattaaaaaaaattaagcaccaTTTTTTCAGGTggcttctagctggttttttaatgaccgcccgatatgtcggCCAACATATTTCACAggactgtgacagctcgagcttaaattatatttttatgactGGGCCtagaaaaaatatcgattttttttaattttagtttttaaaattagttttttattttcttgtttcgacggcaacattttaaaaggcatcatgtacattttgacactttctggattATTTCATATTCTAAAAGTACTAATAaaaagctacctctccaccgaAAATGAGCAAAGTTACTTCCGCAAAGTTTGTTtgataatgattttaaataaagtaatataaacaaaatctctgacAACAGCAGCGCTTGTTCATGTAGCCCTGTcaactcttaaaaataaaagactaggggagagtggggagacttgatcccctttttttgtatcgcacataactctgtcaatttctcacaaaactatgaactttttgcatgaattgaaagcttaaacattcaactatctttggctgataagggtatttcatcagatgaactcttcgaatcatgccaagcgttttaaaaaaatattttaaaccggcattttcaaaatgttgggggtaatttgatccccctttcaacattattaagaaatcttaagcaaaatgtttcttattcatccaaacttttaattttctataagttacagcaatttcacataaaacctgtacgtttgagttcaaaatataacaagtttagcatgcaaaatatttaaaaacttaaaattttcttttttagaccaatattgagcatgtttacaaaagctggtaatttttgtttacaaaacttttgaaaaatggttcaaactgcagtaagttatgtacaactatactaaaggaaactatgtacgaaaacccagcccaattatttaatcttgaggctgattagagtgactttaaaaatgcagggatcaagtctccctaaacgcacttttttaaacaattgattgtaaaaatagtatgacaataaatttaacatcaaatgcgtaagggttttggagttgatatgtttatcaaacaatgcatgtgtaaaaaatattttttttaataatttttgagtgttttctatatttatcaaaacaaagaaaaaatatctcttggaagttttttgcagcactttttagaaatatgtgtgtaactcaatctaaacatttttttatttttttctttgttttctacaatgttgttgtttattttattaacgttttctacaatgagttttagtcaatttcgcacaactttctagaacaaagctaattgttttacccacatgctgacgagatacaggcttgggatcaagtgtccccggggatcaagtctccccactctcccctacatgaaCCTTGCGGCGATAAAAAAAGCGCTGTACAATTTGCGACGAAAAgcgaatcaaaacaaagttTCCTCTCCTTTTGCAAACGGCGCCATGTacatttggcaaaaaaaaagcgaatCAAAACGAAGCTTCTCCTACAATGACAGCAGAGTGATATAGACGTTTGTGATATAAAGACTagtcatgtttatttttcttcccaaataaagttttaataaatatttaaagatgacataaaatgttgataaaagcaacgatttcatcgtttgttatcgtCAGgacatatcttgacttttttttggtaaggtcctataaacaaatgtaaacattgagtgtatcccgcttactccgatggactttgacataaggtgtgaaagggatacactcaatttttacatttgtttataggaccttatcaaaaaaaagtcaagatattcTTTGTTAAaatggaaattgaaaaatgatgctcaacCTAGTGCTCAACATTtctttgcgtttttctcaaaacgcatgatTTGTAAATGATGCTATGAAATGTTTACGTCGAATgtttaattctgtaattttcaattttcaattttttgtgaaCTTGACTTCTGagcttgttttctttttaaatattaaaacataaaatttgaatttgagaatgtttttaaattttataatttttacatTTAGAATGTTTCAATGTTGATTCCATAAGATTACACAAAATCTAAGATCACTTTGGTTTAGTTTTGGAGTAAGAGACTCAAATTCggataaaatacaaatttggataacacttcggataatccagtGTGGATTGTATAAATGCAAATTTGGAATTTCacccatcaaaatttcaatccgaatttaaaaaataatgaattttcagttaaatttggtgttttttaaatggaaattttgCTCATGCCATGTTGTTGAAATTATTGACGGGGTTTGACACTTTTTCGCAAAATTTCAGCCTGATACGTGCCATCAAGTTTATgcgatgcaaaaaaaatccaaccaaaattctaagttaaattttgcagttaaaaaaaactataaacacAAATCCATTTTGAGAACTCACCCAATCCCACCCCTGCTGCACCGCCTGACACTGCTTGAGAACTGTCACAGCCGCAGGGGTGGACCACTCTTTTGTTGCGtgattttgctgctgctgctggctggcAACCCTGCCCTAGAGACGTCTGCGATTGTCTTCTTCGCCACTGTCAGGAAAAGGGGGAGCCAATAACCTGAATGTGTGTTGTGTGGTTCGGGAACGATTATTATTTTTACCCAAGTTTTTTCGGTTCCGCGCAGTGCATTCCGGGTGTGCGACTTCCGGCGAGCGTGACCCCGCCATCGCCGCGATCCCGTTTTCCGCCGAGTGTGGCCAGTTGCGTCGCGTTTCGTGGACGAAAAAATTCGGTGAAGGATTTTTCtttgctcttttttttctttctctcgcCCAGTCCAGAGTGCGTGTTTTCTTCTTGGTGATTTTCCTCGCCAGGTcgcgttttgtttttcttccgtttttctattgttttgttCGCGAGCTTGTTCTTGTTTTTGCGTTGTGCGCGTGAGAGTGTGGTAGTCGTGGTGctgttgttttgaaattgagttttttttcgcgaCGAGGCCTCTGACCTTTTGACACGCCAGAAAACAACACACAAACTTGGCCTGCTCGGATCCTGCTTGTGCAACGACGACGGTCAAATCGGCAGGAAGTGGCCAACTTTGATATCGATGTGAAGAAAAGTGCCCCCGGAAGGAGAAgattgaagaaaaagaaaacattccAAGAAGTTCTGCAAGACAAAATCCTGCCCCAAAATGTTCAACGGTAAGTTCCCCGAAAGGTTGGCATTTTCCTAGAAGTTTTGCTTTTTATTTGTAGAAACCGATCCGGAACACCGTAATACCCCGTTCGCACGGGCGAGTTATAGCCGGTTATAAGACcaaaagtggttataactcttaAAACCGGCTATAACTCTGGTTTTGCCCATACAACGAGCTGTCAGATTAAAACTGGTTTTAAGAGTTATAACCAAGTTAAAACTGCTCGAAAAGCGAACTCGACTACTTGAAAACTCATAG
Coding sequences:
- the LOC120413164 gene encoding tubulin polymerization-promoting protein homolog, translating into MAKVTVPVPELPSLESMFSSYAKYRPSLNTFQGDGKRILLSQSDAWMQQARLVGAKRVFSLTETGVMFFKLSKSTLDFDEFLQFLESLCASKGVGFEEVKTSLVSCGPPGIVS